From Niallia sp. Man26:
TTGAATAATTTCCCGCCAAATATGTTTGTCAGCAAGCCTTGCTTTCCGAATGAATAAATAATCGCAAAGCCATATGTTATTGTCGGGAGCAGCATTGGAACAAGAATGCCAATTCTAACCGCTTTTTTCAGTGGCTGAAACATCCTAGTACATTGAATACTGTATGCCAGCACAAACGCGATAACGGTTGTTAATACAGCAGTAAGCCCTGACACTTTCACACTGTTCCAAACTGCTTCACCAAAAGCTTTATCTGTTATTACTGTCTGAAAATGAAGCAACGATAAACCTTCATCTCCCTGCACCGACCGAATAAACAGCAGAATGAGCGGAACAAGCATAAATAACGAGAACAGAAGAACAACGAGCCAATAAATAAGGCGCATCTCTTTTTTGACACTATACATGGGCGCCACCATATAAGGACAGAATGCTTTGTCTTTTCGTCTCCAGCTGTTTCAAAATAAAGCTGCGTACAAATTCATTTTGTGGACGCTGCATGATATCTTCTGGTGTTCCAAACTGGGAAACTTTACCGTCGTTGATGATGAGAATTTTATCAGACATCGTCATCGCCTCTTCCGGATCATGTGTAACCAGAATTGTCGTTAGCTTAAACTCCTTAGCGATTGTTTTAATTCTTTCCTTAATCGATTCTTTAATAACCCCATCTAAAGCACTCAAAGGCTCATCCAATAATAGAATTTTCGGTTTTGTCACCAGTGTCCTCGCTAGTGCGACTCGCTGCTTTTGCCCTCCTGATAATTCATGAATTCGTTTAGTCAAATGAGGCTGCAGTTCAAGGAAATCAATGTACTCTTGAATTTCTTGTTCTGTAATGCTGCCTTTTTTATTTTTTAATCCGTAACGGATATTGTCATATGCATTCAAATGAGGAAATAGTGCATAGTCTTGGAATACAATATTAAATCCTCGTTTTTCCATTGGAACTTTTGAAACATTATCCTCATTGAAGTGTATTTTGCCATTATCCATTTTTACTAATCCTAATATGATTTTTAATAGAGTTGTTTTTCCACTTCCACTTTTACCTAAAAGGGAGACGATTTCCCCTGTTTGGATGGATAAGCTAATATCTGACAGAACCTCTTTATCCCCGAATTGTTTGCTGACATTTTGTAGTTGAAGCAAACTTTCCACCTCCTCTTGCACAACTTCAGTATAAATACTATATGTAAATGACAAACCTGTTTTTTGTTAAGCGAATGTAAAATATGCATATTTTAAGCATAAGTTATACATTAATTTTGCATATATTCATTTTAATTAATTAGTGTTTCTTGCTTTTTTTCTACGTATAAAGTATAAATAGAGGCAAGTTCACTATTAAAATGAATAAGGGGAAAAAGCATGTTTCCACTAGAAAGACAAAAAAGAATTATAGAATTGTTGATGGTCAAAAAAGTCCTTAAAATGACAGAATTAACTTCAGAGCTTGGCATCTCTGTTGATACTTTACGCAGAGATATTCAAACGCTAACGAATGAGGGGAAAATTGAGAAAATATATGGTGGTGTGAAGCTAGTTGAATCATTCTTAGGTGAATCGACTATGGGAGAGCGGATGGTCAGCCACTTGACTGAAAAAGAAAGCATTGCCCTTACATGCAGCAATCTCATCAATGATGGCGATTGTATCTTTCTCGACAGCGGCTCTACAACCTATCAAATCGCCAAATATATTAAAAACAAGAAAAACTTGACGGTCGTAACCAACTCCATTCCAATCATAACCGAGCTAATGACTAGCGATGTGGAATTGATTGTGATTGGCGGCAAAATCCGTAAAGAAGAAAATTCAGTAGTAACATTTGATTATCTATTTAACTTTCAAGAGCTCAATATCTATAAAGCGTTTATCTGTACAAGCGGGATTACGCTAGAAAAGGGAATTTCTGATTATAATTTAGAGGAAGTCTTAACAAGGAAGAAAATGATTGAAATATCCAAGGAAATTTATGTAGCTGCTGATAGTTCGAAGTTTGGTAAAGACGTGACCGTTAGCATTTCCCCGCTAGAGAGTATTGATTACATCATTACAGATGCCAATTTATCTGATAGTATTGTCGAGCAGTTCCGCGAAACAAATTGCACTTTAATACTCGCAGAAAATACGGAAAAATAAGAAAGGGGAGTCACACAACGGTGACTCCCCTTTCTTATTTCATCCCCCAGACAACAGCAATATTCCGGGCTGTTCTTTCCACGTATTCCTCTGCATTCTGAAATGCTTCCTGTAAGGATATAACACCTGGAATGATGCTGAAGACTGCGTCAATGCCGTGTTCATGAACAACATCACTGTCACTTGCAGCATTACCAGCTATGGCTATTACAGGGACACCATGTTTTTTGGCAGTCTTAGCGACGCCGATTGGGGTTTTCCCAAAAATCGTCTGACTGTCTATTTTTCCTTCTCCTGTAAGGACTAAATCAGCATCAGCAACAAGCTCAGAAAGCCGGGTTGCTTCAATCACAATGTCGACGCCGCGCTTCAAATCAGCTTGCATAAATGCCAGCAAACCGCCGCCCAGTCCGCCTGCTGCTCCTGCCCCAGGTACTTCAGCTATTTTTATGCCTAATTCTCGTTCAATGACTGCTGCATAATGAGCTAGGTTTTCATCTAGTTGGTGCACGATTTCAGGAGTGGCACCTTTCTGCGGACCAAAGATGGCAGAAGCTCCTTTTGGACCAATCAAGGGGTTATCCACATCGCAAGCCACTTCGATTTTGACACCAGCTAACCTTGAGTCCAAATGCGATAAATCGATGGCAGCAAGACTGCTGAGGAAACCGCCGCCATCTTCTAATTTTTGACCGTTCTTATCAAGGAAACGGGCACCAAGCGCGCTTGCCATCCCAGCACCCCCGTCATTAGTCGCACTGCCGCCAATACCGATAATAATATGGTCGACATTATGCTCAAGTGCAGCGGCAATTAATTCACCAGTGCCTCTTGTTGTCGTAACAAGGGGATTTCTTTTTTCTGATGGTACTAAATAAAGCCCAGAGGCTGCCGCCATTTCGATTATTGCAGTTGTTTCATTACCAAGTATTCCGAAAAACGCCTCTACTTTCTCGCCTAACGGGCCAGTCACTGTTTTTGTGATAATTCTTCCGCCTGTTGCATCCACTAATGACTGCGTAGTACCCTCTCCTCCATCAGCCATAGGCACTTTCACATACTCAGCATCAGGAAATACTTGCTTAAAGCCGTTTTCAAGCGATTCTGCTACCTGTAATGCTGATAAGCTTTCTTTAAAGGAATCTGGTGCAAGGACAATCTTCATCTTTATTGCTCCTTTCTATATTTTTTAGCCAAATAGTTTAAACACCCCATAAATAAGGGTTGATATGATTGCTAATGTTAAGCCCACTAGTGTTTCATATGGCAATAGCTTTAGGCGTTCCTTCATGTCCATGTTGACACTGCCGCCTGTAGAATGGAAGAAACTTCCGTGTGGAAGATGATCTAGAACAGTAGCACCAGCATGAATCATTGCAGCACCGGCAATGGCTGACACACCCATGTCAAGGATGGTAGAACTGAACACTTGGCTTGCCACTGCTGTTCCTGCAGTAGTAGAAGCAGTTGCTGCCGACATAAAAATTCCCGATACAGGTGCAAGCACATAACCTGGAAGTCCAAGGACATTTAACCCATCAATTAGCACATCCTTTAAACCAGAATTAGCAATAATGCCTGCTAATGTGCCTGTTCCAAGCAGCATGATCGCAACACCGGACATCTTTCCTAAGCCAGATACAGCATAATCATTAATCTTTTTCCCTCTCCCCATCACAATTGCACCGACTATTCCGCCAACCGGCAAGGCAATCATTGGATCGATGCTAATATTAAATAGCGGCCGTAATGCTAATAACAAAATCGTTACAATCGGCGCCACAATCGCTGTTAAAAAGGATGGAAGCTCCATGCTGTTAGGAGAGTCAATTTCCGCTAACTGGACGACTGACCCTTTTTTGACAAGTCTTTTTGCAAGCAAATAGGTAATGGCGAGTCCGAAAACAGCTGGAATGATACCTGCAGCCATAATGGATGTTAACGGAACATTAAAGGCATCCGAAGCAGCAATCGCGTTCGGGTTTGGTGACATGATATTCCCTGCCTTACCTCCGCCAATCATTGCCAGCAAAATAGCGGTTTTAGAAATGCCGGCCTTTTTAGCAATTGCCAAAGCAATCGGTGCTACTGTAATAACGGCAACATCAACAAACACACCGACTGTGGTCAAAATCATCGTCGCTAATGATAAAGCGAGGAGCGCTCTTGTTTCTCCCAGCTTTTTTACAATCGTTTCTGCGATAACAGCGGCCGCACCAGATTCAATCAAGACACCAGCAAGCACCCCAGCTGCCAGAATTCTTAGCACTGCAGGAATAATCCCCTCCGCACCTTCTATCATTAACAAAACTGTATTAGCTATATCTACTCCTCCGACTAGTCCACCGACTAAGGCGCCGGCAATCATGCCATAAGCAGGAGAAACTTTCTTCAGTATTAATACAATTGCTACAACAAGTGCTACAATTGCTCCTAAAGCACTTACTTGAATGTCCAAAATAGCTCCTCCTCATTTGTTTGTAATTATTAATAATTGTAAGCGTTTCCTAAATGTTTTTCTTCGTTCATTCCATAAAAAAAAGCTTGGCAGCTCCAAGCTTTTTTGTGCATTTGCACAAGTCTATGAAAGTTGATTTTGAAGAACAGAAAGATAAAGCTCTACTAACTCCTTTATTTTCCGCGGGTCCTTACCTGTCAGCTCATTAATTCGCTCTAAACGGTAGCGAAGTGTATTGCGATGAATAAACAGCCTTGCTGCCACTTTGTTCACGTCTCCATTTTCCTCTACATACATAAGCAAGGTTTCAAGCAATTCCCCTTTTTTATCCTGTTGCTTCAGCCTCTCGATATAGGTACCAAACTTAACATCTAGCCCCTGTTCTTTTGCTTGCGACAGAAAAATCGGCAGCTTTCTGTCCTCTGAGGAATAGATGTTCTTATCTGGATCTAGCTTTTTACCAACCTTTAAAGAATGTACAGCTTCCTGATAAGAAATACGTATCCCTTCCAAGCCGCTGTAGTATGTTCCAAGAGAAAATTTGACTGCCAGCTCTTCCTGTTTTTCGAGATAAGACATCCATCTCTCCAGCTCTGCTCTTGTGGCTGCTTGATTCCAGACGCCATTTTTTAACACAATCCTTTTTAATAGAATAATATAATGTTGGTGGACAACATATAAATCATCCTTTGACAGCTTTGCACGAATGGTTTTAAAAACTTTAGCATTATCATCTGCTGCCATAATTATTACCGTTCTTGGAATAGTTAAGTCCATGCCGAGCCGCCTAGCTCGGTCAAAATAGAGTGAATCAAAGTCTTCCTGTCCATTAAGCAGCATCGTCACAAGCTCTTCTTTTAACCGCTCATCCCATTGCATTTCCTCCATTAAAAAGGCTTGCTGGATGATCATTTCGGCAGCCATTCTGACAAGCTCTCCATAATTACGGATTTCCTCAGGTGCTCCCGTTATCCCAATGACACCAACAACTTTTTCATGAAAAGTAATCGGCAAGTTTATACCTGCTTTCACCCCATGAAACTTATCTGCTTCAGTAACACCAATTTCAAAACCAGTCTGCGTTTCGATTACCTTTACTGCACCTTCATGGATAGAATCAACTCTATCCTCATCCCCTGAAGCAATAATAACCCCTTTTTCATTCATAACATTAATATTCCAATTTATAATTGTCATCGTGCGATTGACGATTTCCTGTGCTAGCTCCTTGTTTAAGTATTTCATCTGAACCCTCTTTTCTGGTACAAAAGGATATCCTTCTTTATTAAGATTATATTTATCTTAACATAGCAGTCTATTCTGACTTCACTTAATTTTTTTAAGTTATTCTTTCTATTAAATATCTTATTAAAAATATAATGCAACCTTTTCTTTATAATCACGTAGGTCCTCTTACTAGCAACAAACGATATCCATAAAAAAGCACCCTAATCTTAATGTAGTCTAAAAATTAGGGCACCCACCATATTATTTGAAATAAAAAAACTATATTTCACTTAGGAATAACTATTCTGAATACAAAAGTGTTTATTATTGATGTAATTATTTTTTGTGGGAAGAAATTTTAGGACGGGCAACAAGAAAGAAAATCGTATGCAAAACAAAGAAGATTACCGCAAATATAAGAAAATCTACTATCAAAATAAATTCAACATTATTTTGTATGGAGTCATGAAGAAAGAAAGTTATAATCAATACAATGAAGCAGCTTAAAGTACTTTGTTTCCAAAAAGAACTGTATGCTATTTTTGAAATGAAAAACACCTCCTCTATTCACCATTCTAATCACATCTTAATTTAAATCTTCAGCTGGTACAACCTGAATATCAACCCACTATCCTATCGCTTCAAAATATAATATAAATGCCCTATAAAAAAGATATATAACTATAGATATACTTACAAAAACTATATTATTTATCTCTTATCAAATTTACTTCTCTCCATTTAAAATAAATTATAGACTTAAATTTTCTCTTTCCTTATAAAAAAAGACTTGGATTATATCCAAGTCTCAGAATTATTCAATACCGCAATTCTCTAGCAATTACTGCAATATCCCGCGGTGATGTTCGGCAACAGCCGCCGATAATGCTCGCTCCTGTTTTAAACCATTCTTTATGGCTTAAACTTGCGCATGCTTCCTCGCCATGCCAAGTTTTTGTGGTCGGGTCGTATGTTTCGCCTGAATTTGGGTAGACAATTATTGGTTTATTTGTACTTTCTTTTATATTTTTGATTGCTTCTGTGATGATTTGTGCTGATGCACAATTAAAGCCGATGGCGGCAATTTGGTCGTGTCCTGTGAATTGTCTGCCACAATCCTTTAATGGTGTGCCGTCACTGATTTGTGTTTCATCTTTTAATGAGAAAGAAAGCCAGGCGTATGTATTCGGAAATTCCTTTAGTATTTCAGTCAGTACGGTTGCTTCCTGCAAAGAGGGAATTGTTTCAAATGCAAGAATATCAGCTCCTGCTTCCATTAATGCTATCATTCTTTTCCGATGAAAGTCTGTAAGTACTTTGTTTGTTACATCATAGTTCCCGACATATTCAGATCCATCTGCCAAGTATGCGCCATATGGTCCGACTGATGCAGCGACTAACGGCTTGGGTCTGTTTGACTGTTCGTGCTCTTTCCAGAAGTCATCTCTAGCCTTTCTGGCAAGAGCAACGGATTTTTTTATCAACTCTATTGCTTTTGTTTCATTTATATCTCTTTCTGCAAAGCCTGCAATCGAGGCCTGATAGCTTGCGGTGATGGCGCAATCTGCTCCTGCGCGAAAATATTCTGTATGCACTTGATAAATAAGCTCTGGCTTTTCTAAAAGCACTCTTGCTGACCAAAGCGGGTCATCTAAATTACAGCCATGTGCTTCTAATTCTGTCGCTAATGCTCCGTCTAAAATCATCAGCGGATAATCTGATAAAATATTGTTAATTGGATTGCTGCTGATCGACATACTTTACTTCTCCTTTTTTTAATTTCTTCATTACATAAAAGCTAACATAGCAAAATAGGATAAATGGAATTCCGCAATACAGGGCAATCCGTTGTGTTGGGTCAAAGGCAATACCAATACATGATGCAAGACATAATAAGAAAGAAGCAATCGGTACAAATGGATACAACGGTGTGCGATAGACTAAGCTGTCGACAGAGTTTCCTTCTTTAATAAAGCGTCTGCGGAACAAAAACTGTGAAGCACTAATGCTCATCCAAACAGCGACAACAGCTAGTCCAGAAATAGACACGAGCACGATATAAACTGTATCTGGAGCTACTATGCTTGATAAAAGCGCTAATCCTCCGCCCAACATGCTGAAAATCACGGCATAGACTGGAACCCCTTTTTTCGACAGCTTTTTAAACTTCGGTGAAATTGTATTTTTATCTGCAAGTGACCAGAGCATTCTCGAAGCTGCATAAAGGCCTGAATTAGCAGCAGACAAAATGGCGGTCAAGATTACAAAGTTCATGATATCTGCCGCATATGGAATTCCAATCCGCTCAAACACTGTTACAAATGGGCTTTCTAACACCCCGGCTTCGGATGCTGGCAATAGGGCAGACAATACAAAAATAGTACCAACAAAGAAAATGATTAAACGCCATAATGTTGTATGAATTGCTTTTGGGACGTTTTTTTGCGGATCTGCCGTTTCACCTGCGGCAATTCCAATTAACTCTGTTCCTGAAAAAGCAAAATTAACAGCAAGCATCGTCATAAACAACGTGACAGCACCGTTCGGGAAAAGACTGCCACTTGTAAAATTACTCAGCAGAGGTGCAGACTGTGAATGAGTCATTGGAATAAGCCCGAACACTGCTCCTAATCCTAAAATAATAAAAAGGGCAATGGCAATTACTTTAATAGAGGAAAACCAAAATTCAGATTCAGCAAACAATCTGACTGTAAGTATATTAAGTATGAAAATTAAAATTGCAAATACTAAGCTCCAAATCCACACATTAACAGCTGGAAACCAGCGCTGCATGAGAAGTCCTGCAGCTGTAAATTCTGATCCTAATGCAACAGTCCACGTTAGCCAGTACAACCAGGCAACTGTATAACCAGTAGCTGGATTAATGTATTTAGCGGCATAGCTGTGGAAGGCTCCTGTTTCTGGCATATGCACAGCCAGCTCCCCTAAGCACAGCATCACTAGATACACAACAAGCGCACCAATGAGGTAGGCCAGTATTGTACCGATAGGACCTGCCTGCTGTATAGTGTAGCCTGAACTTAAAAAGAGTCCTGTTCCAATTACTCCTCCAAGTGACAGCATCACTAAATGTCTTGTTTGCATTTTCCGCTGAAATTGTTGTTTGTTCTTTTCCATCTTAACTCTCCTTAAAATATCCAGAAAAAAACACACCCTAAAATAGAGTGCGCTGCTGACTAATAAATAACATAAGCTCTTATCTATCAGGAGTCACCCGACTGGAATTAGCACAGTGTCAAAAAGACCTGTTGCTGAGGCTTCATAGGGCCAGTCCCTCCGCCTCTCTGGATAAGAAATATTTTTATTACATTAACAATCTATGAAATTATTGTCAATAGGGGCAATTTTGACTAAGTTACGAGAGAGTTATTCTTACATTTCTTTTTTAAGAGTAATTATGCTTATTATCTAAATGGAGGATTGTATAAGCAGTATTTTGAAATAACAAAAATCAGCAAAATTTTTTCTTTTAAAAGTAGCTATATCATTCTATTAGTTCTTACATCCTGTGAATTCCTTCTCAAAAAAACTTGCTTTCTTATGTTATACTGTATAAGGTTTGCAACATTTGAGAGGAGTTACCTAGTATGGACTTATCAAAATCATCTGATTACAACAAATCTATTTCTATTTATTTACTTATTGCAGGCATCGTGCTTGTCGCTTTCAACCTTCGACCGGCAATTACGTCATTAGGACCGCTTGTCGGCTTCATACAAGAAGATGTTGGACTAGCCCATTGGAGCTCTGGCTTGCTGATGAGCTTGCCCTTGATCACGTTTTCTGTCATGTCACCCCTCGTCCCTAAAATATCCAGCAGATTATCAAATGAAAAGACATTGCTTCTCGGTTTAATCATTTTATTGACTGGCATATGCTCTAGGTCAATTCCTTATACGTTCTTTCTTTTCGCCGGTACTCTGCTCGTCGGTATAGGGATTGCAATTGGCAATGTTTTGCTCCCTGCCATTGTTAAAGATAAATTCCCAGAAAAGTTCGGGTTAATGACAAGCGTTTACTCCACATCAATGGGTGTGTTCGCGTCTTTAGCTTCCGGATTAAGTGTCCCATTAGCTGACGGACAAGGCTTGGGCTGGCAAGGTGCTCAAATGGTTTGGGGAATTCCTGCAGTTGCTGCGATTATTGTATGGTTCTATTTATTGAAATACAATAGAGAAGATAAAGAGGTCATTACTGGTGCAAAGCCAGTCTCAACAAAAGTTTGGTCATCACCGATTGCATGGCAAATTGCCGTGTTCATGGGATTTCAGTCGTTTTTATTTTATGTGACCATCTCTTGGCTGCCAGAAATCCTGCATAGTTATGGAATGAGTCTTGAAACTGCAGGCTGGATGCTGTCCTTTACGCAGCTGGTAGGTTTACCTGCAAGCTTTTTCATCCCGTTTATAGCAAGCCGTCTTCGTTCCCAGTCGTTGATTGCCTGCGGTTTAGGCATTTGTGCTATTTTAGGATACAGCGGTCTTCTGTTTAGTGCAGATCACTATCCAATCCTAGTTATCAGTATCATCCTAATCGGTTTGGCACTTGGCGGAATTTTCCCATTAGCTCTCAGCTTAATCGGCTTCCGTTCTCAAAATGCTAAACAGGCAGCAGAACTGTCTGGGATGGCCCAATCAACAGGTTATATCTTAGCTGCTGTTGGCCCACTATTTATCGGTTCCTTGTTTGATTGGACACATGTTTGGTCAATCCCAATCGTGCTATTAATCATTATTGCAGGGATTGTGACAATATTTGGGATTTTGTCAGGTCGGGATAGACATATATAATTTTTATAAAAAACGGTGCACATTATTGTGTACCGTTTTTTTAGTATTTTATAGTAAATAATTGTAATTCATACGGACAAACTAAGAAAAAACCAAAGGAGAAAGCAATGTCTAAACGAAATGAACTTATTTTTTTACGAATTTTATTTGTTGTCAGTATTGGCTTTTTCTTAAACCTGATTAGAAAACCACTTTTAAAGGACTGGCTGATTATCTTTTTGTTTAAAAGCTATATTGCATCAATCTTAGATTACCTCGTTGTCAAAAAAGGCTATATTACATACCCTGTCAGGATTTTCAAATCTTTTGATATTAGTGTGCTTTTCAGCTACCTGATCTTTCCTGTCACTTGTGTTTATTACAATCAAGCAACAAAAAATTCAAGATTGCCGGGAATATTGTTTAAATGTCTGCTTTTTAGTCTTCCTTCTGCAGTTGCAGAACATTTTATCGAGAAGCATACAAAGCTGGTCCAATATAAAAAAGGCTGGAATTCTTCTTTCAGTTTCCTTTCGATTGCGTTTACCTTCTTATTTGTTCGAACCTTTATATCGATTGTTCGTAAAGTTGAAAAAGCATAAGCTAGTAATTAGTCAAGTGTATTATTCTCTTTCGGTGAAGCAGAAATATATGCCTCTGTAAATAAAGTAGTTATACTGTCAACAAGAATATCCTTTAATATATCAAAGGCATAATCAATATCTAATCGTTCTGTCCACTGATGGGCATCAAATCCGACCGGCCCGATATTCAATACAGGTACATTTAGCAGCTCTAATTCTCTAAGAGGGACTGTGTAACCTCTCTCCCAAATTGGCATATTGGCTGTAAGTGATATCATCGATTCTGCTGGATATTGCAAACCAGCATAACTTAGGTCGGATATACCGTTAAAGTAATTTCGTTTTTCAAAATCTATGCCGTGAGCAGCTGTTCCGTATGTCTGTATTTGCTGAACAACTGTAGTTATTAATGGATGTTTATAGGAACTAATAGCAGGATAAAAGGGTGGCGCAAAAAACACGATGATCATAGGGGCAAGTTCTTTGCATAGTATCGCTAGTTTATCGACCATCTCAATGGTTGCTTCTCTGTCATCCATTTCTCCCCTGTTTTGCAAAATCGAGGTATGGATGCTTTCTACACTTTCTTTTCCATACTTCGTTACTGCATATTGACTAAGCTCATCATATGTTAATACAGAAACATTCATTCTAGGCGGCGAAAAGGGAGTATATTTAGCAAACTCGGCGGCTTGCAATGAATAGGATTTTGTTATTTTAGCAGCTGCATTGCCGGCTTTCTCCATGAGTAACTGCACCACATCATCCATTTTCTTTTCTAATAAAAACAGATTAAATAACGTAACAGCGCGATGCGGTATTTGCACAGAATAATCTTTTTTGATGCCATACTGAATTAAGTTAGTTGGCGGCGGTGTCGTTTCACCTTCTACTATTTCACATAAATCGGTATTCAGTTCGATTTCTTCTGTTAATAGAGATACCATATAGTTTGCATTCAACCCGGCAAAAGGTTCGCCGACATGTGTTTCTTTGCCGTAGCAAAGGAAACCTGGCAACAGCTTGCCGATGGATCCTGTATAAATATACTTATTATTGTCACCAGGATATCTCATAAACATCGGCTCACCGTTCAAAACAGTCACATATTCCAAGTCATATTCTTCAGCAAGTTCCAGCAATATTGGAACTGCTGCTCTCATTCCAATTGAATTTACTTCTTCATCAGGAACTGTCACTAACAAGATATTGCCTTCAAACTCTCCATTACATGCTTTTTCAATCATCGACATATGAAGGGCCAATCCACATTTCATATCCATCGTTCCCCTGCCGAATAACCAATTTCCTGTTTCCATATCATTCTTGACTTGTTGTGGAAGTTCTTCCTTATGCAACTGAAAAATTTCTGTTAGTTTCTTCGGATCAAAAGCATGTTCCTTCCATCTGCCGTAGTCCTGCACATCAACAACGTCAAAATGGCTGATCAGAATTACTGTCTTTTTTGTTGGAAGTTGATTTTTCACAAGGCCTGTAACAAAATTTCTGCCATCTCCTGTTGGATTTTTTTGAAGATGATCTGGATGTTTCTGAAAATAATCTAAGCTTCTTAGCTCATTTACGACAAAGTCAGGAAGAATTTTTTCTGCGTCAGAGCCTGTAATACTAGGTATATTGACAAGCTTGCATAAAAGGTCGACTAATTGCTCTTTTGTGTTCCATTTTTCCATGTTAGCCCTCTTTTCCATATGATGAAATTTGTTTCCATTAACTATATAAAAATGGACAGAACCCGCTGACTTCAGGTTCTGCCTAATGCTGTAGAAATTTCTTTTGCCGCTTTCTTTATACAATGAATTAAGTAGGATAAACGTTCTTCGCTAACACGATATTGGACGACTCCGATGCTGATTGCCCCTACCAGCTGGTGATTAAAATCTAAAACGGGAGCTGCAACAGATATTGTGCCATCTGTTCTTTCACTATAGCTTACCGCATACCCTTGTTCTTTTATTAAAGACAATTGATCAAATAATTGACTCTGTTTTGCTTTAGAAGATGGAAGCAATTCCTTAACGATTCTTTGCGTTTCTTCTTCTGGCATATTTGCCAGAATCGTTTTATTTGGCGCCCCAATTGAGAGCGGAATCCGCAAGCCGATTTTGTCAATAATTCTAACATTAGTAGGACTGTCGACTCGTTCAATAATAATGGATTCCATTCCGTCACGGATATTAAAATAAATACTTTCCTCCACTTGCTGTGCTAATTCTGCCATTACTTCGCGCGCCTTCGTTCGGTAGTCTGCCTTCTCGAGCTGGCGCAAACCAATCTCCATCCATAAACTGCCGAGTTTATAATGCTTTGTATCGGCATTTTGCAGTACTAGCTGATGCTGGATAAGCGTATTTAAGAGGCGGTGAACTGTACTTACAGGCAGACTAAG
This genomic window contains:
- a CDS encoding CBO0543 family protein; amino-acid sequence: MSKRNELIFLRILFVVSIGFFLNLIRKPLLKDWLIIFLFKSYIASILDYLVVKKGYITYPVRIFKSFDISVLFSYLIFPVTCVYYNQATKNSRLPGILFKCLLFSLPSAVAEHFIEKHTKLVQYKKGWNSSFSFLSIAFTFLFVRTFISIVRKVEKA
- a CDS encoding M20/M25/M40 family metallo-hydrolase; its protein translation is MEKWNTKEQLVDLLCKLVNIPSITGSDAEKILPDFVVNELRSLDYFQKHPDHLQKNPTGDGRNFVTGLVKNQLPTKKTVILISHFDVVDVQDYGRWKEHAFDPKKLTEIFQLHKEELPQQVKNDMETGNWLFGRGTMDMKCGLALHMSMIEKACNGEFEGNILLVTVPDEEVNSIGMRAAVPILLELAEEYDLEYVTVLNGEPMFMRYPGDNNKYIYTGSIGKLLPGFLCYGKETHVGEPFAGLNANYMVSLLTEEIELNTDLCEIVEGETTPPPTNLIQYGIKKDYSVQIPHRAVTLFNLFLLEKKMDDVVQLLMEKAGNAAAKITKSYSLQAAEFAKYTPFSPPRMNVSVLTYDELSQYAVTKYGKESVESIHTSILQNRGEMDDREATIEMVDKLAILCKELAPMIIVFFAPPFYPAISSYKHPLITTVVQQIQTYGTAAHGIDFEKRNYFNGISDLSYAGLQYPAESMISLTANMPIWERGYTVPLRELELLNVPVLNIGPVGFDAHQWTERLDIDYAFDILKDILVDSITTLFTEAYISASPKENNTLD
- a CDS encoding MFS transporter, with translation MDLSKSSDYNKSISIYLLIAGIVLVAFNLRPAITSLGPLVGFIQEDVGLAHWSSGLLMSLPLITFSVMSPLVPKISSRLSNEKTLLLGLIILLTGICSRSIPYTFFLFAGTLLVGIGIAIGNVLLPAIVKDKFPEKFGLMTSVYSTSMGVFASLASGLSVPLADGQGLGWQGAQMVWGIPAVAAIIVWFYLLKYNREDKEVITGAKPVSTKVWSSPIAWQIAVFMGFQSFLFYVTISWLPEILHSYGMSLETAGWMLSFTQLVGLPASFFIPFIASRLRSQSLIACGLGICAILGYSGLLFSADHYPILVISIILIGLALGGIFPLALSLIGFRSQNAKQAAELSGMAQSTGYILAAVGPLFIGSLFDWTHVWSIPIVLLIIIAGIVTIFGILSGRDRHI
- a CDS encoding IclR family transcriptional regulator; translated protein: MVQSIDRAMSIIKLLASDNGEWWSISEIAYSLSLPVSTVHRLLNTLIQHQLVLQNADTKHYKLGSLWMEIGLRQLEKADYRTKAREVMAELAQQVEESIYFNIRDGMESIIIERVDSPTNVRIIDKIGLRIPLSIGAPNKTILANMPEEETQRIVKELLPSSKAKQSQLFDQLSLIKEQGYAVSYSERTDGTISVAAPVLDFNHQLVGAISIGVVQYRVSEERLSYLIHCIKKAAKEISTALGRT
- the mmuP gene encoding S-methylmethionine permease — translated: MEKNKQQFQRKMQTRHLVMLSLGGVIGTGLFLSSGYTIQQAGPIGTILAYLIGALVVYLVMLCLGELAVHMPETGAFHSYAAKYINPATGYTVAWLYWLTWTVALGSEFTAAGLLMQRWFPAVNVWIWSLVFAILIFILNILTVRLFAESEFWFSSIKVIAIALFIILGLGAVFGLIPMTHSQSAPLLSNFTSGSLFPNGAVTLFMTMLAVNFAFSGTELIGIAAGETADPQKNVPKAIHTTLWRLIIFFVGTIFVLSALLPASEAGVLESPFVTVFERIGIPYAADIMNFVILTAILSAANSGLYAASRMLWSLADKNTISPKFKKLSKKGVPVYAVIFSMLGGGLALLSSIVAPDTVYIVLVSISGLAVVAVWMSISASQFLFRRRFIKEGNSVDSLVYRTPLYPFVPIASFLLCLASCIGIAFDPTQRIALYCGIPFILFCYVSFYVMKKLKKGEVKYVDQQQSN